From Orcinus orca chromosome 3, mOrcOrc1.1, whole genome shotgun sequence, a single genomic window includes:
- the ANKLE1 gene encoding ankyrin repeat and LEM domain-containing protein 1 isoform X3 gives MWTTMRRGSAWLGTLRCAEGRGPWPRGGAARAHKGAAGSWKSAGRAAGLGDRRGMGSATVLARRLQAALRKEELRAVEELLRRGADPNLVLEDGAAAMHLAARAQRPRSLCCLEALLRRGGDPNTRSAEALTPLHVAAAWGCRRGLELLLSQGADPALRDQDGLRPVDLAEQQGHQNCVRVLRELEARTRTPTRTRADPQEPEPEPKPGSPGPWGKGLNISPSGPPSVTLDSTTLGRGDDKDMSLEAGPGPPSLLAHPEIAGTDGSLESPLGCWDCSSVASFVTAVEASGAEDPTAHMSPWAGVRPSQRVPRSSGTPQQEHRALVEDREAELNARLQALTLTLPDASPSPKFFPERSPAHSAPWEPLPGPSDFHIPKDDQLSLDSDVAVLWLTEDEASATGGRDPITSCQCPPDPTTSDLELLQGLRALGKSRGPITSFTRPYYLQPLEEAQAARGLEFSGHSPELAKALRTGRIPDAQADEDALAKQFEQPEPTRRWREGVMKSSFTYLLLDPRKTQNLPARAFSLTLAECLRIFVHAIFYVGKGTRTRPNVHLWKALSHRGWPGKQACPKVRQILDIWASGRGVVSLHCFQHVVAVEAYTREACLVDALGIQTLTNQKQGHCYGVVASWPPTRRRRLGVHLLHRALLVFLAEATEPAL, from the exons ATGTGGACGACAATGCGTCGCGGGTCAGCCTGGCTGGGGACCCTGCGCTGCGCCGAGGGGCGGGGACCCTGGCCGAGGGGCGGAGCGGCGCGTGCGCACAAGGGCGCCGCGGGAAGTTGGAAATCGGCAGGTCGGGCAGCTGGTCTGGGGGACCGCCGGGGCATGGGCTCGGCGACAGTCCTGGCGCGGCGGCTGCAGGCGGCGCTGCGGAAGGAGGAGTTGCG GGCAGTGGAGGAGCTGCTGCGCCGTGGTGCTGACCCCAACCTGGTGCTTGAGGATGGCGCGGCGGCCATGCACCTGGCGGCCAGAGCCCAGCGCCCGCGGAGTCTGTGTTGCCTCGAGGCCCTGCTGCGCCGAGGCGGGGACCCCAACACTCG aTCGGCCGAGGCGCTGACGCCGCTGCACGTGGCCGCTGCCTGGGGCTGTCGCCGCGGCCTGGAGCTGCTGCTGAGCCAGGGAGCGGACCCCGCGCTGCGCGACCAG GACGGACTCCGGCCTGTGGACCTGGCCGAGCAGCAGGGGCACCAGAACTGTGTGCGTGTCCTTCGGGAGCTGGAGGCTCGGACCAGGACCCCAACACGGACCCGGGCAGACCCCCAGGAGCCAGAGCCCGAGCCCAAGCCTGGCA GCCCAGGCCCTTGGGGAAAGGGGCTGAATATCAGCCCCTCTGGACCTCCCAGTGTGACACTGGACTCCACAACACTGGGCAGAGGTGATGACAAGGACATGAGCCTGGAGGCTGGCCCTGGACCCCCCAGCCTCCTTGCCCACCCTGAGATTGCTGGCACAGATGGCAGCTTGGAGTCCCCCCTAGGATGCTGGGACTGCAGCTcagttgcctcctttgtcaccGCAGTTGAGGCCTCTGGAGCTGAGGACCCAACTGCCCACATGTCCCCCTGGGCTGGTGTCCGACCGTCCCAGAGGGTGCCAAGATCTTCAGGTACCCCACAGCAGGAACATCGAGCCCTCGTGGAGGACAGGGAGGCAGAACTAAATGCCCGTCTGCAGGCCCTGACTCTGACCTTGCCagatgcctccccctcccccaagttcTTCCCAGAGAGGAGCCCAGCCCATAGTGCCCCTTGGGAACCACTGCCTGGACCCTCTGACTTCCACATCCCAAAAGATGACCAGTTGTCCCTCGACAGTGACGTGGCTGTCCTCTGGCTGACAGAGGATGAGGCGAGCGCCACAGGTGGCAGGGACCCCATCACCTCTTGCCAGTGCCCACCGGACCCCACCACGTCTGACCTGGAGCTGCTGCAAGGGCTCCGGGCACTTGGCAAGAGCCGCGGTCCCATCACGTCCTTCACCCGGCCATACTACCTCCAACCACTAGAAGAAGCCCAGGCTGCTCGTG GCCTAGAATTCTCAGGGCACAGCCCAGAGCTGGCCAAAGCCCTGCGGACCGGCCGTATCCCAGATGCCCAGGCAGATGAGGATGCACTTGCCAAGCAGTTTGAGCAGCCAGAACCCACCAGACGGTGGCGGGAGGGGGTCATGAAGTCCAGCTTCACATATCTGCTGCTGGACCCCAG GAAGACTCAGAACCTTCCAGCCCGAGCCTTCTCACTGACCCTGGCTGAATGCCTTCGGATTTTTGTCCATGCCATCTTCTACGTGGGCAAGGGAACACGGACCCGGCCGAATGTCCACCTCTGGAAGGCCCTTAGCCACCGAGGGTGGCCAGGAAAACAG GCCTGCCCCAAGGTGCGCCAGATCTTAGACATCTGGGCCAGTGGTCGCGGTGTTGTCTCCCTGCATTGCTTCCAGCATGTGGTTGCTGTGGAGGCTTACACTCGAGAAGCATGTCTTGTGGATGCTCTAG GGATCCAGACGCTGACCAACCAGAAGCAAGGACACTGCTATGGAGTGGTGGCCAGCTGGCCACCCACCCGGCGCCGCCGCTTGGGGGTGCATCTGCTGCACCGTGCCCTCCTTGTCTTCCTGGCTGAGG ctactgagcctgcgctctag
- the ANKLE1 gene encoding ankyrin repeat and LEM domain-containing protein 1 isoform X1 — protein sequence MWTTMRRGSAWLGTLRCAEGRGPWPRGGAARAHKGAAGSWKSAGRAAGLGDRRGMGSATVLARRLQAALRKEELRAVEELLRRGADPNLVLEDGAAAMHLAARAQRPRSLCCLEALLRRGGDPNTRSAEALTPLHVAAAWGCRRGLELLLSQGADPALRDQDGLRPVDLAEQQGHQNCVRVLRELEARTRTPTRTRADPQEPEPEPKPGSPGPWGKGLNISPSGPPSVTLDSTTLGRGDDKDMSLEAGPGPPSLLAHPEIAGTDGSLESPLGCWDCSSVASFVTAVEASGAEDPTAHMSPWAGVRPSQRVPRSSGTPQQEHRALVEDREAELNARLQALTLTLPDASPSPKFFPERSPAHSAPWEPLPGPSDFHIPKDDQLSLDSDVAVLWLTEDEASATGGRDPITSCQCPPDPTTSDLELLQGLRALGKSRGPITSFTRPYYLQPLEEAQAARGLEFSGHSPELAKALRTGRIPDAQADEDALAKQFEQPEPTRRWREGVMKSSFTYLLLDPRKTQNLPARAFSLTLAECLRIFVHAIFYVGKGTRTRPNVHLWKALSHRGWPGKQACPKVRQILDIWASGRGVVSLHCFQHVVAVEAYTREACLVDALGIQTLTNQKQGHCYGVVASWPPTRRRRLGVHLLHRALLVFLAEGATGSSPGPGWEDPTRRRATKPVRHSY from the exons ATGTGGACGACAATGCGTCGCGGGTCAGCCTGGCTGGGGACCCTGCGCTGCGCCGAGGGGCGGGGACCCTGGCCGAGGGGCGGAGCGGCGCGTGCGCACAAGGGCGCCGCGGGAAGTTGGAAATCGGCAGGTCGGGCAGCTGGTCTGGGGGACCGCCGGGGCATGGGCTCGGCGACAGTCCTGGCGCGGCGGCTGCAGGCGGCGCTGCGGAAGGAGGAGTTGCG GGCAGTGGAGGAGCTGCTGCGCCGTGGTGCTGACCCCAACCTGGTGCTTGAGGATGGCGCGGCGGCCATGCACCTGGCGGCCAGAGCCCAGCGCCCGCGGAGTCTGTGTTGCCTCGAGGCCCTGCTGCGCCGAGGCGGGGACCCCAACACTCG aTCGGCCGAGGCGCTGACGCCGCTGCACGTGGCCGCTGCCTGGGGCTGTCGCCGCGGCCTGGAGCTGCTGCTGAGCCAGGGAGCGGACCCCGCGCTGCGCGACCAG GACGGACTCCGGCCTGTGGACCTGGCCGAGCAGCAGGGGCACCAGAACTGTGTGCGTGTCCTTCGGGAGCTGGAGGCTCGGACCAGGACCCCAACACGGACCCGGGCAGACCCCCAGGAGCCAGAGCCCGAGCCCAAGCCTGGCA GCCCAGGCCCTTGGGGAAAGGGGCTGAATATCAGCCCCTCTGGACCTCCCAGTGTGACACTGGACTCCACAACACTGGGCAGAGGTGATGACAAGGACATGAGCCTGGAGGCTGGCCCTGGACCCCCCAGCCTCCTTGCCCACCCTGAGATTGCTGGCACAGATGGCAGCTTGGAGTCCCCCCTAGGATGCTGGGACTGCAGCTcagttgcctcctttgtcaccGCAGTTGAGGCCTCTGGAGCTGAGGACCCAACTGCCCACATGTCCCCCTGGGCTGGTGTCCGACCGTCCCAGAGGGTGCCAAGATCTTCAGGTACCCCACAGCAGGAACATCGAGCCCTCGTGGAGGACAGGGAGGCAGAACTAAATGCCCGTCTGCAGGCCCTGACTCTGACCTTGCCagatgcctccccctcccccaagttcTTCCCAGAGAGGAGCCCAGCCCATAGTGCCCCTTGGGAACCACTGCCTGGACCCTCTGACTTCCACATCCCAAAAGATGACCAGTTGTCCCTCGACAGTGACGTGGCTGTCCTCTGGCTGACAGAGGATGAGGCGAGCGCCACAGGTGGCAGGGACCCCATCACCTCTTGCCAGTGCCCACCGGACCCCACCACGTCTGACCTGGAGCTGCTGCAAGGGCTCCGGGCACTTGGCAAGAGCCGCGGTCCCATCACGTCCTTCACCCGGCCATACTACCTCCAACCACTAGAAGAAGCCCAGGCTGCTCGTG GCCTAGAATTCTCAGGGCACAGCCCAGAGCTGGCCAAAGCCCTGCGGACCGGCCGTATCCCAGATGCCCAGGCAGATGAGGATGCACTTGCCAAGCAGTTTGAGCAGCCAGAACCCACCAGACGGTGGCGGGAGGGGGTCATGAAGTCCAGCTTCACATATCTGCTGCTGGACCCCAG GAAGACTCAGAACCTTCCAGCCCGAGCCTTCTCACTGACCCTGGCTGAATGCCTTCGGATTTTTGTCCATGCCATCTTCTACGTGGGCAAGGGAACACGGACCCGGCCGAATGTCCACCTCTGGAAGGCCCTTAGCCACCGAGGGTGGCCAGGAAAACAG GCCTGCCCCAAGGTGCGCCAGATCTTAGACATCTGGGCCAGTGGTCGCGGTGTTGTCTCCCTGCATTGCTTCCAGCATGTGGTTGCTGTGGAGGCTTACACTCGAGAAGCATGTCTTGTGGATGCTCTAG GGATCCAGACGCTGACCAACCAGAAGCAAGGACACTGCTATGGAGTGGTGGCCAGCTGGCCACCCACCCGGCGCCGCCGCTTGGGGGTGCATCTGCTGCACCGTGCCCTCCTTGTCTTCCTGGCTGAGG gggccacggggtcaagccctggcccgggatgggaagatcccacacgccgcagagcaactaagcccgttcgccacagctactga
- the ANKLE1 gene encoding ankyrin repeat and LEM domain-containing protein 1 isoform X2, which yields MWTTMRRGSAWLGTLRCAEGRGPWPRGGAARAHKGAAGSWKSAGRAAGLGDRRGMGSATVLARRLQAALRKEELRAVEELLRRGADPNLVLEDGAAAMHLAARAQRPRSLCCLEALLRRGGDPNTRSAEALTPLHVAAAWGCRRGLELLLSQGADPALRDQDGLRPVDLAEQQGHQNCVRVLRELEARTRTPTRTRADPQEPEPEPKPGSPGPWGKGLNISPSGPPSVTLDSTTLGRGDDKDMSLEAGPGPPSLLAHPEIAGTDGSLESPLGCWDCSSVASFVTAVEASGAEDPTAHMSPWAGVRPSQRVPRSSGTPQQEHRALVEDREAELNARLQALTLTLPDASPSPKFFPERSPAHSAPWEPLPGPSDFHIPKDDQLSLDSDVAVLWLTEDEASATGGRDPITSCQCPPDPTTSDLELLQGLRALGKSRGPITSFTRPYYLQPLEEAQAARGLEFSGHSPELAKALRTGRIPDAQADEDALAKQFEQPEPTRRWREGVMKSSFTYLLLDPRKTQNLPARAFSLTLAECLRIFVHAIFYVGKGTRTRPNVHLWKALSHRGWPGKQACPKVRQILDIWASGRGVVSLHCFQHVVAVEAYTREACLVDALGIQTLTNQKQGHCYGVVASWPPTRRRRLGVHLLHRALLVFLAEGERELWPQDIQARG from the exons ATGTGGACGACAATGCGTCGCGGGTCAGCCTGGCTGGGGACCCTGCGCTGCGCCGAGGGGCGGGGACCCTGGCCGAGGGGCGGAGCGGCGCGTGCGCACAAGGGCGCCGCGGGAAGTTGGAAATCGGCAGGTCGGGCAGCTGGTCTGGGGGACCGCCGGGGCATGGGCTCGGCGACAGTCCTGGCGCGGCGGCTGCAGGCGGCGCTGCGGAAGGAGGAGTTGCG GGCAGTGGAGGAGCTGCTGCGCCGTGGTGCTGACCCCAACCTGGTGCTTGAGGATGGCGCGGCGGCCATGCACCTGGCGGCCAGAGCCCAGCGCCCGCGGAGTCTGTGTTGCCTCGAGGCCCTGCTGCGCCGAGGCGGGGACCCCAACACTCG aTCGGCCGAGGCGCTGACGCCGCTGCACGTGGCCGCTGCCTGGGGCTGTCGCCGCGGCCTGGAGCTGCTGCTGAGCCAGGGAGCGGACCCCGCGCTGCGCGACCAG GACGGACTCCGGCCTGTGGACCTGGCCGAGCAGCAGGGGCACCAGAACTGTGTGCGTGTCCTTCGGGAGCTGGAGGCTCGGACCAGGACCCCAACACGGACCCGGGCAGACCCCCAGGAGCCAGAGCCCGAGCCCAAGCCTGGCA GCCCAGGCCCTTGGGGAAAGGGGCTGAATATCAGCCCCTCTGGACCTCCCAGTGTGACACTGGACTCCACAACACTGGGCAGAGGTGATGACAAGGACATGAGCCTGGAGGCTGGCCCTGGACCCCCCAGCCTCCTTGCCCACCCTGAGATTGCTGGCACAGATGGCAGCTTGGAGTCCCCCCTAGGATGCTGGGACTGCAGCTcagttgcctcctttgtcaccGCAGTTGAGGCCTCTGGAGCTGAGGACCCAACTGCCCACATGTCCCCCTGGGCTGGTGTCCGACCGTCCCAGAGGGTGCCAAGATCTTCAGGTACCCCACAGCAGGAACATCGAGCCCTCGTGGAGGACAGGGAGGCAGAACTAAATGCCCGTCTGCAGGCCCTGACTCTGACCTTGCCagatgcctccccctcccccaagttcTTCCCAGAGAGGAGCCCAGCCCATAGTGCCCCTTGGGAACCACTGCCTGGACCCTCTGACTTCCACATCCCAAAAGATGACCAGTTGTCCCTCGACAGTGACGTGGCTGTCCTCTGGCTGACAGAGGATGAGGCGAGCGCCACAGGTGGCAGGGACCCCATCACCTCTTGCCAGTGCCCACCGGACCCCACCACGTCTGACCTGGAGCTGCTGCAAGGGCTCCGGGCACTTGGCAAGAGCCGCGGTCCCATCACGTCCTTCACCCGGCCATACTACCTCCAACCACTAGAAGAAGCCCAGGCTGCTCGTG GCCTAGAATTCTCAGGGCACAGCCCAGAGCTGGCCAAAGCCCTGCGGACCGGCCGTATCCCAGATGCCCAGGCAGATGAGGATGCACTTGCCAAGCAGTTTGAGCAGCCAGAACCCACCAGACGGTGGCGGGAGGGGGTCATGAAGTCCAGCTTCACATATCTGCTGCTGGACCCCAG GAAGACTCAGAACCTTCCAGCCCGAGCCTTCTCACTGACCCTGGCTGAATGCCTTCGGATTTTTGTCCATGCCATCTTCTACGTGGGCAAGGGAACACGGACCCGGCCGAATGTCCACCTCTGGAAGGCCCTTAGCCACCGAGGGTGGCCAGGAAAACAG GCCTGCCCCAAGGTGCGCCAGATCTTAGACATCTGGGCCAGTGGTCGCGGTGTTGTCTCCCTGCATTGCTTCCAGCATGTGGTTGCTGTGGAGGCTTACACTCGAGAAGCATGTCTTGTGGATGCTCTAG GGATCCAGACGCTGACCAACCAGAAGCAAGGACACTGCTATGGAGTGGTGGCCAGCTGGCCACCCACCCGGCGCCGCCGCTTGGGGGTGCATCTGCTGCACCGTGCCCTCCTTGTCTTCCTGGCTGAGGGTGAGCGAGAGCTATGGCCCCAGGACATCCAGGCCCGTGGCTGA
- the BABAM1 gene encoding BRISC and BRCA1-A complex member 1 isoform X2 yields the protein MEVAEPSSPAEEEEEEEEEQSAEPRPRTRSNPEGAEDRALGAQASVGSRSEGEGEAASADDGTANPPGAGPKPWQVPPPAPEVQVRTPRVNCPEKVIICLDLSEEMSLPKLESLNSQQKTELPVTENVQTIPPPYVVRTILVYSRPPCQPQFSLTEPMKKMFQCPYFFFDVVYIHNGADEKEEEMSWKDMFAFMGSLDTKGTSYKYEVALAGPALELHNCMAKLLAHPLQRPCQSHASYSLLEEDDEAAEVEATV from the exons ATGGAGGTGGCGGAGCCCAGTAGTCCCgctgaagaggaggaggaggaggaagaggagcagTCAGCTGAGCCCAGACCCCGCACTCGCTCCAACCCTGAGGGGGCGGAGGACCGGGCACTGGGGGCCCAGGCCAGTGTGGGCAGCCGCAGCGAGGGCGAGGGTGAGGCGGCCAGTGCTGACGACGGGACCGCCAACCCTCCCGGAGCCGGTCCCAAGCCGTGGCAGGTGCCTCCACCAGCCCCAGAGGTCCAGGTGCGGACGCCAAGGGTCAACTGTCCAGAGAAAGTG ATCATCTGCCTGGACCTGTCGGAGGAAATGTCGCTGCCAAAGCTAGAGTCATTAAATAG CCAACAGAAGACCGAGCTGCCAGTCACAGAGAATGTGCAGACGATTCCACCGCCGTACGTCGTCCGAACCATCCTGGTCTATAGTCGTCCACCCTGCCAGCCCCAGTTCTCCCTGACGGAGCCCATGAAG AAAATGTTCCAGTGCCcgtatttcttctttgatgttGTTTACATCCACAACGGCGCCGacgagaaggaggaggagatgagTTGGAAG GACATGTTTGCCTTCATGGGAAGCCTGGATACCAAGGGTACCAGCTATAAGTACGAGGTGGCGCTGGCTGGGCCAGCCCTTGAGCTGCACAACTGTATGGCCAAGCTTCTGGCTCACCCACTGCAGCGGCCCTGCCAGAGCCATGCCTCCTACAGCCTGCTGGAGGAGGACGATGAAGCCGCCGAGGTTGAGGCCACTGTCTGA
- the BABAM1 gene encoding BRISC and BRCA1-A complex member 1 isoform X1, producing the protein MEVAEPSSPAEEEEEEEEEQSAEPRPRTRSNPEGAEDRALGAQASVGSRSEGEGEAASADDGTANPPGAGPKPWQVPPPAPEVQVRTPRVNCPEKVIICLDLSEEMSLPKLESLNSSKTNALNVSQKMIEMFVRTKHKIDKSHEFALVVVNDDTAWLSGLTSDPRELCSCLYDLETASCSTFNLEGLFSLIQQKTELPVTENVQTIPPPYVVRTILVYSRPPCQPQFSLTEPMKKMFQCPYFFFDVVYIHNGADEKEEEMSWKDMFAFMGSLDTKGTSYKYEVALAGPALELHNCMAKLLAHPLQRPCQSHASYSLLEEDDEAAEVEATV; encoded by the exons ATGGAGGTGGCGGAGCCCAGTAGTCCCgctgaagaggaggaggaggaggaagaggagcagTCAGCTGAGCCCAGACCCCGCACTCGCTCCAACCCTGAGGGGGCGGAGGACCGGGCACTGGGGGCCCAGGCCAGTGTGGGCAGCCGCAGCGAGGGCGAGGGTGAGGCGGCCAGTGCTGACGACGGGACCGCCAACCCTCCCGGAGCCGGTCCCAAGCCGTGGCAGGTGCCTCCACCAGCCCCAGAGGTCCAGGTGCGGACGCCAAGGGTCAACTGTCCAGAGAAAGTG ATCATCTGCCTGGACCTGTCGGAGGAAATGTCGCTGCCAAAGCTAGAGTCATTAAATAG CTCCAAAACCAATGCCCTCAACGTCTCCCAGAAAATGATCGAGATGTTCGTGCGGACAAAACACAAGATTGACAAGAGCCACGAGTTCGCGCTGGTGGTGGTGAACGATGACACTGCCTGg CTGTCCGGCCTGACCTCTGATCCCCGAGAACTCTGCAGCTGCCTCTACGACCTGGAGACGGCCTCCTGCTCCACCTTCA ATTTGGAAGGTCTCTTCAGCCTCAT CCAACAGAAGACCGAGCTGCCAGTCACAGAGAATGTGCAGACGATTCCACCGCCGTACGTCGTCCGAACCATCCTGGTCTATAGTCGTCCACCCTGCCAGCCCCAGTTCTCCCTGACGGAGCCCATGAAG AAAATGTTCCAGTGCCcgtatttcttctttgatgttGTTTACATCCACAACGGCGCCGacgagaaggaggaggagatgagTTGGAAG GACATGTTTGCCTTCATGGGAAGCCTGGATACCAAGGGTACCAGCTATAAGTACGAGGTGGCGCTGGCTGGGCCAGCCCTTGAGCTGCACAACTGTATGGCCAAGCTTCTGGCTCACCCACTGCAGCGGCCCTGCCAGAGCCATGCCTCCTACAGCCTGCTGGAGGAGGACGATGAAGCCGCCGAGGTTGAGGCCACTGTCTGA